A single region of the Nitrospirota bacterium genome encodes:
- the rpoC gene encoding DNA-directed RNA polymerase subunit beta': MKDIHSIFEKPKDLIEFDAIRIKIASPEKIREWSHGEVKKPETINYRTLKPERDGLFCAKIFGPIKDWECLCGKYKRMKHRGVVCDKCGVEVIQSKVRRERLGHIELVSPVAHIWFFKGIPSRIGMLLDMTLRQLEKILYFESYVIIDPGDTPLKEKELITEDRYRKLLSEHGDRLKAGIGAEAIKELLKKVDIDRLAEDLRKKAGNTTSLATKKKLTKRLRIVEAFRKSGNKPEWMILDVIPVLPPELRPLVPLEGGRFATSDLNDLYRRVINRNNRLKRLEELKAPTVIIRNEKRMLQEAVDALFDNGRRGRILRGASKRPLKSLSDMLKGKQGRFRQNLLGKRVDYSGRSVIVVGPELKLHQCGLPKKMALELFKPFIFNKLEEKGYVTTIKAAKKMVEAEKDEVWDVLDEVIKEHPVLLNRAPTLHRLGIQAFDPVLVEGKAIKLHPLVCAAYNADFDGDQMAVHIPLSIEAQIEVRVLMMSINNILSPANGKPIAIPSQDMVLGCYYMAKVKKGAAGEGKVFSNPEEVRIAYDANKVELHASIKVRIDGKIVETSVGRVIFSEILPEGIPFSLVNKELNKKEITKLIDYVYREKGHKETVILLDKVEKIGFEYATKSGTSICINDMHIPLRKADIIREAEKEVREVQKQYADGLITNGERYNKVIDIWAEVTERIADEMMAELGAEDGKKIKEEELKERRSFNSIFMMADSGARGSTAQIRQLAGMRGLMAKPSGEIIETPITANFREGLTVLQYFISTHGARKGLADTALKTANSGYLTRRLVDVSQDVIVTENDCGTPDGIYVSSLVEGGEIIEPLEERILGRISSEEIRDPITKELIIKKDHEIDEKIQKKIIESGIDRVKIRSVLTCQSRRGVCAKCYGRDLARGKIVEVGEAIGIIAAQSIGEPGTQLTMRTFHIGGTASKVVEQTVLEVKNAGKIKYINLNTVVSKEGDRVIMNRNGSLAVVDEVGREKEKYSVLYGAKLKVEDGQKVEPGQRLVEWDPYSSPILTEVGGKIALGDIIEGTTMKEEVDEVTGLSRKVIIDYPSNMRPRVSIKDDHNRTLKIPLTNNPARYLLPAGAHILVERGDVVYPGDVLAKIPRETTKTKDITGGLPRVAELFEARKPKEQAIISEIDGVVEYAGFIKGMRRIIIKNGMGDEREYLIPKGKHVNVHDGDWVKAGEPLMDGSVNPHDILDVLGPKDLQKYLVDEVQQVYRLQGVSINDKHIEVIVRQMLRKVKIEDPGDTNFLIGEQVDRFQFANENERAIKEGKKPAIGKPILLGITKASLTTDSFISAASFQETTRVLTEAAVSGAIDELLGLKENVIMGRLIPAGTGMSKYRDTCLKSQPQMLQSS; this comes from the coding sequence TTGAAAGACATACATAGCATCTTCGAAAAACCAAAGGACTTAATAGAGTTTGATGCTATCAGGATAAAAATTGCCTCTCCTGAGAAGATAAGAGAATGGTCGCATGGAGAGGTTAAGAAGCCTGAGACTATCAACTATCGCACCTTGAAGCCAGAGCGCGATGGTCTTTTCTGTGCAAAGATATTTGGACCTATCAAGGATTGGGAATGCCTATGCGGGAAATACAAAAGGATGAAACACAGAGGGGTTGTCTGTGATAAATGTGGAGTCGAAGTCATACAATCAAAAGTCAGGAGAGAAAGATTGGGGCACATAGAGCTTGTAAGCCCTGTCGCTCATATATGGTTTTTTAAAGGAATTCCAAGTCGGATAGGGATGTTACTTGATATGACTCTGAGACAACTGGAGAAGATACTGTATTTTGAGTCTTATGTCATTATTGACCCAGGTGATACGCCTTTAAAAGAAAAGGAACTTATAACCGAAGACAGATATAGAAAACTCCTTTCTGAACACGGCGATCGATTAAAGGCTGGTATAGGTGCCGAAGCGATAAAAGAGCTGCTCAAAAAGGTTGACATCGATAGATTAGCCGAAGACCTGAGAAAAAAGGCTGGCAATACTACATCACTTGCAACCAAGAAGAAGCTCACAAAGAGGCTAAGGATAGTTGAGGCATTCAGAAAATCTGGTAATAAACCTGAATGGATGATACTTGATGTGATACCAGTACTTCCACCAGAACTGAGACCCCTTGTACCTCTTGAAGGTGGGAGGTTTGCAACCTCTGACCTTAACGACCTTTACAGGAGAGTGATAAACAGAAATAACAGGCTTAAGAGGCTTGAAGAGCTCAAGGCGCCAACTGTTATTATTAGAAATGAAAAGAGGATGCTGCAGGAGGCTGTAGATGCGCTATTTGATAATGGTAGAAGGGGAAGGATACTTCGCGGTGCAAGCAAGAGACCACTCAAGTCCTTGAGTGATATGCTGAAAGGTAAGCAGGGAAGATTCCGGCAGAATTTACTTGGAAAGAGGGTTGATTACTCCGGTAGATCGGTTATAGTAGTTGGTCCAGAGCTTAAATTACATCAGTGTGGATTACCTAAAAAGATGGCACTTGAACTATTTAAGCCATTCATCTTCAATAAGCTCGAAGAAAAAGGTTATGTTACCACAATAAAGGCTGCTAAAAAGATGGTAGAGGCTGAAAAGGATGAGGTATGGGATGTCCTTGACGAGGTGATAAAGGAGCACCCTGTGCTTCTAAACAGGGCACCCACACTCCACAGACTGGGTATCCAGGCATTCGATCCAGTACTGGTTGAAGGAAAAGCAATAAAACTACATCCTCTTGTATGCGCTGCCTACAATGCAGATTTCGATGGTGATCAGATGGCAGTTCATATCCCTCTTTCTATCGAGGCACAGATAGAAGTAAGAGTATTGATGATGTCTATAAACAATATCCTTTCGCCTGCTAATGGAAAGCCTATCGCAATTCCATCTCAGGATATGGTCTTGGGATGCTACTACATGGCAAAGGTAAAGAAGGGCGCCGCCGGCGAAGGTAAGGTATTCTCTAACCCTGAAGAGGTAAGGATTGCTTATGATGCCAACAAGGTAGAATTGCATGCATCCATAAAAGTCCGCATAGATGGAAAGATAGTTGAGACATCTGTTGGAAGGGTGATATTCAGTGAGATTCTTCCGGAAGGGATACCTTTCTCTCTGGTAAATAAAGAACTGAATAAAAAGGAAATTACGAAACTCATAGATTATGTTTACAGAGAAAAAGGGCATAAGGAAACGGTTATTCTGCTCGATAAGGTTGAGAAGATAGGATTTGAATATGCAACAAAGTCAGGCACATCTATCTGTATAAATGATATGCATATACCATTAAGGAAGGCTGATATCATCAGAGAAGCAGAAAAAGAAGTTAGAGAAGTTCAAAAACAGTATGCCGATGGCTTGATAACAAACGGTGAACGCTATAACAAGGTTATAGACATATGGGCAGAAGTTACAGAGCGGATTGCCGATGAGATGATGGCAGAGCTTGGAGCCGAAGATGGCAAGAAGATAAAAGAAGAAGAACTTAAAGAGAGGCGTTCGTTTAACAGTATATTCATGATGGCAGATTCGGGTGCAAGAGGCAGTACAGCTCAAATAAGACAATTAGCAGGGATGAGAGGACTCATGGCAAAACCCTCGGGTGAGATTATCGAAACACCAATTACAGCAAATTTCCGTGAAGGACTCACAGTCCTGCAGTATTTTATATCAACCCATGGTGCGAGAAAGGGATTGGCAGATACTGCTCTTAAGACAGCGAATTCCGGGTATCTTACGAGGAGACTTGTGGATGTATCACAGGATGTTATCGTTACCGAAAATGACTGTGGCACACCTGACGGCATATATGTTAGCTCACTTGTAGAGGGTGGTGAGATCATAGAACCACTTGAAGAGAGGATACTTGGTAGGATTTCATCAGAAGAGATCCGCGATCCGATAACAAAAGAGCTGATCATAAAGAAGGATCATGAGATAGATGAAAAGATTCAGAAGAAGATAATAGAGTCAGGCATAGACAGGGTAAAGATACGCTCAGTGCTTACATGTCAGTCAAGGAGGGGTGTTTGTGCAAAGTGTTATGGAAGGGACCTGGCTCGTGGAAAGATAGTAGAGGTAGGTGAAGCAATAGGAATAATTGCGGCACAGTCTATAGGTGAACCAGGAACACAACTTACAATGAGAACATTCCACATAGGGGGTACAGCAAGCAAAGTAGTAGAACAGACCGTACTTGAAGTCAAAAATGCAGGGAAAATTAAATATATAAATCTCAATACAGTCGTAAGCAAAGAGGGTGACAGGGTTATCATGAACCGAAACGGAAGTCTCGCAGTTGTTGATGAGGTCGGTAGAGAAAAGGAAAAATATTCAGTGCTTTACGGTGCAAAACTAAAGGTCGAAGATGGACAGAAGGTTGAACCTGGACAACGGTTAGTAGAGTGGGATCCTTACTCTTCTCCTATACTTACAGAGGTGGGAGGAAAGATTGCACTCGGTGACATAATCGAGGGAACAACCATGAAGGAAGAAGTGGACGAGGTTACAGGATTGTCAAGAAAGGTTATTATAGATTATCCATCAAACATGAGACCAAGGGTCTCAATAAAAGATGACCACAACAGAACACTCAAGATACCTCTAACAAATAATCCTGCCAGATATCTGCTTCCTGCTGGCGCACACATACTTGTTGAGAGGGGAGATGTGGTATATCCAGGAGATGTGCTTGCAAAGATTCCCAGGGAGACGACAAAGACAAAAGATATAACAGGAGGACTCCCGAGAGTGGCAGAATTGTTTGAGGCACGGAAACCAAAGGAACAGGCAATCATCAGCGAAATAGATGGTGTTGTAGAATATGCAGGCTTTATAAAGGGAATGAGGCGAATAATAATCAAGAATGGCATGGGTGATGAGAGAGAATATCTTATACCAAAGGGTAAACATGTAAATGTTCATGATGGAGACTGGGTGAAAGCAGGGGAGCCCTTAATGGATGGTTCTGTAAATCCCCATGACATCCTTGATGTACTCGGGCCAAAAGATCTTCAAAAGTATCTTGTTGACGAGGTTCAGCAGGTATACAGGCTGCAGGGTGTTTCGATTAACGATAAACATATAGAGGTAATTGTCAGACAGATGCTTAGAAAGGTAAAGATAGAAGATCCAGGAGATACAAACTTTCTTATCGGGGAGCAGGTTGACAGGTTCCAGTTTGCCAATGAGAATGAACGAGCTATCAAGGAAGGCAAAAAGCCTGCTATAGGTAAGCCAATACTTTTAGGTATTACCAAGGCATCTCTGACTACAGACAGCTTTATATCCGCTGCTTCATTTCAGGAAACTACAAGGGTATTAACAGAGGCGGCTGTCAGCGGGGCTATCGATGAGTTGCTGGGGCTCAAGGAAAATGTCATTATGGGACGACTTATACCTGCAGGAACAGGGATGAGTAAGTATAGAGATACTTGCCTTAAATCTCAGCCTCAAATGCTCCAATCTTCTTGA